Proteins from a genomic interval of Rhipicephalus microplus isolate Deutch F79 chromosome 6, USDA_Rmic, whole genome shotgun sequence:
- the LOC119168005 gene encoding sulfotransferase ssu-1, with amino-acid sequence MNNQLYPSIEGLCIPRVFNEKNFRSAIGYKAREGDIFIVTYPKCGTTWTQYIVCNILTHGNPPFEIADYDLMTPFLDARGAEAAENRLGAGPIVTHLPSGVLQPSDCAKYIYVARNPYDCAVSYYYFLRGFTPNAFPDFSTFLDTFLSGEVPYGDYFDHLLSWYEYRRDANVLFITYEDLKADSRAQLLRIADFLGEEYGTALREDEELLRRVLAACRLEKMKAFIKDNPVDRFQSKKCETGVVSGQSPNLVNVAEVINGPVAEVPSAFLRKGIVGDWKNHFTSEQLQKTKAWISEKTASSDVMSLWKSMDLPCL; translated from the exons ATGAACAACCAGCTTTATCCTTCCATCGAAGGGCTCTGCATACCAAGAGTGTTCAACGAAAAGAACTTTCGCTCTGCGATTGGGTACAAGGCACGCGAAGGAGACATCTTTATCGTCACTTACCCAAAATGTGGGACCACATGGACTCAATACATCGTGTGCAACATTCTGACTCATGGAAACCCGCCATTTGAAATTGCCGACTACGACCTGATGACGCCGTTCCTTGACGCCCGGGGAGCCGAGGCTGCGGAGAATCGCCTCGGAGCAGGCCCCATCGTGACGCACCTGCCAAGTGGTGTGCTTCAACCAAGCGACTGCGCCAAGTACATTTACGTCGCTAGAAATCCGTATGACTGCGCTGTTTCTTATTACTATTTCCTCAGAGGATTCACGCCAAACGCTTTCCCGGATTTCAGCACCTTCTTGGACACGTTTCTATCTGGAGAG GTTCCATACGGTGATTACTTCGACCACCTGTTGTCCTGGTACGAGTATCGACGAGATGCCAATGTCCTGTTCATAACTTACGAAGACCTAAAGGCAGACAGCAGGGCACAGCTTCTCAGGATCGCTGATTTTCTTGGTGAAGAGTACGGAACAGCACTGCGTGAAGACGAAGAACTGCTCCGGCGCGTTCTGGCCGCTTGTCGCCTGGAGAAGATGAAGGCGTTCATCAAGGACAACCCAGTCGACAGATTTCAGTCAAAGAAGTGCGAAACTGGCGTGGTTAGTGGACAGTCTCCGAACTTGGTCAACGTTGCCGAAGTGATAAACGGTCCCGTCGCTGAAGTACCATCTGCCTTTTTAAGAAAAGGAATTGTGGGAGACTGGAAAAATcactttaccagtgaacaactgCAAAAAACTAAAGCCTGGATTTCTGAAAAGACTGCTAGTAGCGATGTCATGAGCCTGTGGAAGTCAATGGATCTCCCCTGTTTATAA